CAGGATGCTTGAGACTATGATTCGTCTTTCTACTGCCCATGCTAAGTTACGCCTTTCTGAGATTACAGAGGTGTCTGACGTTGAGTCTGCGATAAGTTTGCTAAATTCGACTCTCTTCCAGCAGATAAGTAAAGAGACTAAGAGGCCTAAAAATGAAGTAGATAAAGAGTATGATATTGATCAGGAGATACAGATAGTAGAGAATCAGAATGCCAAGAAGGATTATGTGATAGATTTGTTGTATGAGATAAGATTGAGTGATGAGTCACTTACTAATATAAGCCTTGATGAGATTTATTCCAGGGTTAGTTCTGATCTTGAGATTTCCAAAGAAGATGTGAATGATATTTTAGAGGAGTTAAGTTTACAGgagataatttattatgagAATAATACAgtgatatttataaatgattaaaataaatttactatAGTGTTATTAATATGTAAGATATACTataatgtttattattatgtATAATTTACTAAAGTGTTTATTAATATGTAAGATATTATAAAGCGAAATAAACTCTTAATATATCTACAATAAGTAAATAAACTGTCGTAGCCGATCAAATACTGGCCAATCATCTTTCGACAAATGGACAGATTTATTTGGCtacttaaattatttaaaaacatttccaAAACAGGGGATGAATAAACTTATTGACATAAACTATTGTATAATTTACTAGATGATTGTGTAATAAATACtctaattttgtttaaatttgttgATTAAAAATTCCTCTTTTAGAGCTCCCTCTGGTATGTCATCAAATACACACtcatttttcataaatctTCTCTCTGCACATTTCTCTAGACATTTCTCATTATTCCTCAAGATCTGCCTGGCTTTATCTTCCCCGATATCCACCACTAGTAACATCTTCATAATATCAAGAGGACTCTTCACTTCTGTACTCCTTGTCGCCGCACTGCCTACTATTATATTTCTACACTTAGTCACTCGTATTAGTTCCCTGAAATTATATAACCACATCATTCTATCTCTCTTATCATACAGAGCACTGAGTATATCAACTTCATAGAAGATATTAGGATTAATATTCCTGAACTTAAGAGGCTTGGTCATGTCCAGTAAAATGACATCACACATATTCTCGTCTACAGGAGTCTCAAAGTCGGGGACAGTGAGACAGAGGACATCACATTTAGAGAAGAGAGACTTAGTATTGTAAGAATGAGTAAGAAGATTGACAGACAACTTAATGAAAGACTTCTTGGAGGGGAGAGAAGGAGGAGAAGGTCTagtaaatttagaaatgtCATTTTGAGAAATAGAATAAGTAAAACAGAAACCAGAATAATCAGAATCTTCTAAGAAGACTAAGTCATTCTTATTGTATTTACTACTAATAGACATATCATAAAACATAAGAAGGGGAgggaattaaaaaaaaagacattctataaacattttatataaagataTATTAGAAAGGGATACAACAAAAGACAAGAGAAAACAATGTTATTAATAGAATAAAGCTTCTGTAAGTCAAATATCCAGTAAACTTATAATTGTATAAATCTCTATGGGTAAAATAGAGAAAAATTTCGAATTCAAACTCAAGGCGCACTGAGGAAAATGTGaagtaaaattaaagattaATCAAGtacataataattatatttacctaatttattaaactGTCTATTAGTGCATCATTCtcaaatatgaaaaatataaactatatataaaaacacacaagaatatataaaaaaataaacataaaatacCTAAATctgaatatataaaattttcaaacttttttgaataaaaaaattagactttttatttgttgtCGTATCAacaaaatgtaaaaaaaacacaGAGAATATTTGTCTTcataaagataattaaattcaaatgtaaaaaataattaattttttttagttttttttagttttatttgttttttaattataaaatatgacGTAATctaataaacaaacaaacattCACTCACATTCATATCTATTCctcttttattttctcaTTTCTTacttttcttatatttttttttaactataaattaattttctcTTTAACCCCATATGTTATTCTTCCTATTATACATTTCTAATATTCTAACACAAAACAATTGTTATACTCACGGTAGCTCAACCAATAATGCAAGTTCTTACAGTGGCGGAAATGATGGTCCACTTGTAATATACTTAAAAGATGGTAGTGTATATGAATTTGATAAAGCTAATATTGTGAAAGTCACAGATGGTAGAAATGGGTTTGTACTACATTTAGATGACGGGTCTAGGCTTAATGTATCAGACAATAATGTGTCTGTAAGACCTTCTCCAAATCAGGATTATAGTGTTAATAACGTACAGAAGGTTAGAGAGCAAGGAGATAACTTAATCTTAGATCTTAAGAATGGAGATACTATGTTAGTAAACTCTCCTGCTGGGTATGTTGATAATGGGAATGGGAGTGTAGATATAAAGACAAATGAGAATACAGAACTTACTACAGAGCCTAATAATGAGAAAGGGAATGTAGAAGACGACGGGGAAGATGAGGAGGATGAAGATGACGATGATAGTTCGTCTAGTAGTGCGTTGACAAGTGTGTATGCTACCTTTTTGATTGGGTTTGTAAGTTTGTGTATGGCTATGTAAATAAACTGAtacaaaagaaatttacatgttattttatatgttatttcaagaatttaaaatatttttcttttattttttaaagattttaaaattttattggtAAAAAGTCATAAGGTAGTAggttgataaaaaattcaccTAATATTCTCTTGGCCTATAAGCTAGCCAAGCAAGATATCTCATAAGCTTAATGTTAAAACTTCATATTcttatttgtattttgcGTGGTCATGGAATAAGCCATATCATACATTAATGTGCATTATTTTGCTTTTACTTAACAATTAAGGccttgtttattttaaaagggCGTAATTCAAGTAGgtctaaatataattgttaATATGTCTCCtatttatgtattttttaattgtattCTATTTACACTGCATTTTTGTCATAAAATGAGGCATAAGAACACTTTATTGGGGATGTAGTAACATTACATGATAGATTTGTATGTAATGATACATAATACAAATGCTGtatcaattaaatttaagtGCTTAACAttacataaataattttgattcatttctaaaaatacattttccATTTTACCCACAGACAAGCTTAGGTAAAAATCAATGAAGTTTCTATTTTCCATATATATGAACATTATCAAAATGTTGTGGAGGTATACCCCGTAGAGTGCTATTTACAAACAGGCCGCCTTCGTGGCAAT
Above is a window of Vairimorpha necatrix chromosome 2, complete sequence DNA encoding:
- a CDS encoding ribonuclease P protein subunit p30-like; the encoded protein is MFYDMSISSKYNKNDLVFLEDSDYSGFCFTYSISQNDISKFTRPSPPSLPSKKSFIKLSVNLLTHSYNTKSLFSKCDVLCLTVPDFETPVDENMCDVILLDMTKPLKFRNINPNIFYEVDILSALYDKRDRMMWLYNFRELIRVTKCRNIIVGSAATRSTEVKSPLDIMKMLLVVDIGEDKARQILRNNEKCLEKCAERRFMKNECVFDDIPEGALKEEFLINKFKQN
- a CDS encoding putative SP-containing protein — encoded protein: MLFFLLYISNILTQNNCYTHGSSTNNASSYSGGNDGPLVIYLKDGSVYEFDKANIVKVTDGRNGFVLHLDDGSRLNVSDNNVSVRPSPNQDYSVNNVQKVREQGDNLILDLKNGDTMLVNSPAGYVDNGNGSVDIKTNENTELTTEPNNEKGNVEDDGEDEEDEDDDDSSSSSALTSVYATFLIGFVSLCMAM